One Ostrea edulis chromosome 2, xbOstEdul1.1, whole genome shotgun sequence genomic region harbors:
- the LOC125680645 gene encoding sushi domain-containing protein 2-like, with product MNIFFHSLCIFALNFVICVLTGIENSTIHIILPEDMRLVYFGEYYTDIFLLPEGMLAFDSRARYNPDRNYSNSLKSWKASDDYPFIVPLLFEKKNKTTSIEYHIHLSSNKSSKTFLSNLDDIISRSFVGIQSASVTLAISVMWNTKEVSCQDREICQNVNSSLTLATDGRQTFAMVELNDTSLLENVSIQSGFNYGYGRGWIDVVPLDHSSGRHLYLIHSEKPVKGGCDVRRECNDGEAYVSPEVIDMFGGNILEVSGPCFYKNDTIKLVLGDFSHPYIIGDCYRVSKIKAKCEIPPLTARGRVMVGVSLNDGASVSYTTRITVVHPTLSSRFVSLEGSGWGGTSARGLTVRWNASKLSVYPEAHVDVFLVGYSEKTFWGFYLPIAKNIPVYKGYVTFNASDVTCDETCAEYEAGFVAVKVRNITHANLYRTMPSGAIPFGWLMKKYLEQEYGTQWLHEKCTNWYQTEVNDMQWITSLDPCPCSLQQALSDFGRWQTDLSCNMYSKTPTCAFHKGAVHCVRSVSTIGKAGNQCCYGADGLLKYSEDTFQGSTPDRYHDWGADPYGTPGSVPSLSHGLADVMTFFYCCIWANYKDCDFYMDVRPTKDCKAYMPPTQAMVFGQSHVITFDALPGLVCENGDYILYQDSEIMVQGRFQKNTHSRSSIKSTILTAVGVRVKGETVVIKLKSREVHKTVNYLNSSTSEHILDVTVNNEYQFYDREDNKWQDFEELTVVNNDDLSIRRQSNFTILSKNGHGILMFELTGSLHVTVSISSAQMDNSEGLLSRSDASSMTTFTESITNNDTQFSWISKWYVNDTLNQIIPYNVGNEMSEIKCPRPHQNFTFEICLGDARCLYDLFTTEDVGVAKNTWDSYQRYSASMTEISKVRSCGLLSVPRSTKSNVNYSLGSTVSITGCRVGSLKGQTEYVCTNTENSPEWLPSVTASCSIESTTKSSSTPVSLIAGIVTTVVVVLIILVTIVVIVQRRKREDKYSFQGEL from the exons ATGAATATCTTCTTCCATTCCCTTTGCATCTTTGCACTGAACTTCGTGATAT GTGTCTTAACTGGAATTGAAAATTCAACCATTCACATAATTCTCCCGGAAGATATGAGATTGGTGTACTTTGGGGAATACTACACCGATATATTT CTTCTTCCAGAGGGAATGCTTGCTTTTGACTCAAGAGCAAGGTATAATCCTGACAGAAATTACAGCAATTCACTAAAGTCCTGGAAGGCATCTGACGACTATCCGTTTATTGTACCCCTTCTGTTtgagaagaaaaacaaaacaacaagcATTGAATATCATATCCATTTGAGTTCAAACAAATCAAGTAAAACGTTTTTAAGTAATCTGGATGACATCATTTCAAGGTCTTTTGTCGGGATCCAATCAGCTTCTGTGACTTTAGCCATATCTGTAATGTGGAACACTAAAGAAGTATCTTGTCAAGACAGAGAGATATGTCAG AATGTAAACTCCAGTCTCACCCTTGCTACGGACGGCCGACAAACATTTGCCATGGTAGAGTTAAATGATACAAGCCTGCTAGAAAATGTTTCAATTCAG TCAGGTTTTAATTACGGTTACGGAAGAGGGTGGATTGATGTAGTACCTTTAGATCATTCGTCAGGTCGCCACCTTTACCTTATTCATTCAGAAAAACCAGTAAAAGGAGGCTGTGACGTCAGACGTGAATGCAATGATG GTGAAGCATATGTATCACCAGAAGTAATAGATATGTTTGGAGGAAATATTCTTGAAGTATCGGGGCCATGCTTTTACAAGAATGACACAATCAAACTCGTGCTAGGCGACTTTTCCCATCCGTATATCATAGGAGATTGTTATCGTGTTTCGAAAATAAAGGCGAAATGTGAGATTCCTCCACTAACAGCAAGGGGGCGTGTCATGGTGGGTGTGTCCCTCAATGATGGTGCCTCTGTTTCATACACAACGAGGATTACCGTAG TTCACCCAACACTGTCATCCCGCTTCGTTTCCTTGGAAGGATCCGGGTGGGGTGGGACATCAGCACGTGGTCTAACCGTTCGTTGGAATGCATCGAAGCTGAGTGTTTATCCTGAAGCACATGTCGATGTTTTTCTCGTCGGATACTCAGAAAAA ACATTCTGGGGGTTTTATCTGCCCATAGCCAAGAATATACCTGTATACAAAGGATATGTAACCTTTAATGCTAGTGACGTAACATGTGACGAAACGTGTGCTGAATACGAGGCTGGATTTGTTGCCGTTAAAGTTAGAAATATTACCCATGCAAATCTTTATAG AACTATGCCAAGTGGTGCAATTCCATTTGGTTGGCTTATGAAGAAATACTTGGAGCAAGAGTATGGAACACAGTGGTTGCATGAAAAATGCACGAATTGGTACCAAACTGAGGTCAATGATATGCAGTGGATAACCTCCCTTGACCCATGTCCTTGCTCGCTTCAACAGGCACTGTCTGACTTTGGAAGATGGCAGACCGACTTGTCATGcaacatgtacagtaaaacaccgACTTGTGCTTTTCACAAGGGCGCAGTACATTGTGTTAGGAGCGTCAGTACCATAG GGAAGGCGGGAAACCAGTGCTGTTACGGTGCTGACGGCTTGTTAAAGTATTCCGAGGACACTTTTCAAGGAAGCACGCCAGATAGATATCATGATTGGGGAGCCGATCCATACGGAACTCCTGGGTCCGTGCCCTCTCTGTCACATGGCCTTGCTGACGTCATGACCTTCTTCTATTGTTGTATCTGGGCGAATTACAAAGACTGTGATTTTTACATGGATGTTAGGCCTACTAAAGATTGCAAAGCATATATGCCTCCAACACAGG CCATGGTGTTTGGACAGTCTCACGTGATCACGTTTGACGCACTTCCGGGATTGGTGTGTGAGAACGGAGACTACATTTTATATCAGGATTCAGAGATAATGGTCCAGGGTCGATTTCAGAAAAACACTCACTCGAGATCTTCAATAAAATCAACAATACTCACAGCTGTGGGAGTACGAGTGAAGGGGGAAACGGTAGTAATCAAACTGAAATCTAGAGAAGTCCACAAAACCGTAAACTACCTGAATTCCAGTACATCAGAGCACATACTTGATGTCACTGTCAACAATGAGTATCAGTTTTACGACAGAGAGGACAACAAATGGCAAGACTTTGAGG AGTTGACGGTTGTAAACAATGACGATCTATCAATACGCAGGCAGTCTAATTTTACCATTCTTTCTAAAAATGGCCATGGTATCCTGATGTTTGAGCTAACTGGTTCTTTGCACGTCACTGTTTCTATATCCTCAGCACAAATG GACAATTCGGAAGGATTACTTAGCAGATCAGATGCCTCATCTATGACAACTTTCACGGAATCCATTACAAATAATGACACTCAGTTTTCTTGGATATCAAAAT GGTACGTCAACGACACTCTAAATCAAATAATACCATACAATGTAGGAAATGAGATGTCAGAAATCAAATGTCCGAGACCTCATCAAAACTTCACATTCGAAATCTGTCTTGGTGATGCACGGTGTCTGTATGATTTGTTTACAACTGAAGATGTTGGAGTAGCAAAAAACACATGGGATTCGTATCAAAGATACTCTGCAAGCATGACGGAAATTTCTAAAG TGCGTTCCTGTGGTTTGCTTAGTGTACCTAGAAGCACGAAGTCCAATGTTAACTATTCATTGGGTAGTACAGTCAGCATCACGGGATGTCGTGTTGGAAGTCTAAAAGGCCAAACTGAGTACGTGTGCACTAACACTGAGAACTCCCCAGAATGGTTACCCAGCGTTACTGCATCATGCAGTATAG AATCTACAACAAAGTCTTCTAGCACCCCTGTTTCCCTCATCGCTggaatcgtcaccactgtcgtGGTAGTTCTCATAATCCTTGTTACTATTGTAGTCATCGTCCAAAGAAGGAAAAGAGAAGATAAATATTCTTTTCAAGGGGAATTATGA